A genomic region of Dunckerocampus dactyliophorus isolate RoL2022-P2 chromosome 8, RoL_Ddac_1.1, whole genome shotgun sequence contains the following coding sequences:
- the LOC129186315 gene encoding keratin, type I cytoskeletal 18-like — protein sequence MSYRRTTIQQIPASHISPRYYSASSYGGAGGRDTRISSVAVSSLRSGAPITSSSSAFKLSSGMGAGFGGSVATGGGMGAGITGNEKGAMQNLNDRLANYIETVRNLEQANQELEMKIREALKAGGPDMRDYSKYEPIIEDLRKQIFNKITENARLVLQIDNSRLAADDFKVKFDTELAIRQSVEADIAGLKKVIDDTNMSRMNIESEIEAVREELEFLKRNHENEVREMRNQISQSGVQVDVDAPKGQDLAQIMEDMRGNYEKIAVKNAEDLKRWHENQTADVQAQVSQNTEALQGAQTERSDLSRQIQTLEIELASQQSLKASLEDTLRNTELRNNMEMEKYNAIIIRLEEELAHLRANIHQQTQEYEALLNLKVKLEAEIETYKSLLDGGDFKLQDALQ from the exons ATGAGCTACAGGAGGACCACCATTCAGCAGATACCTGCTTCCCACATCTCACCCCGGTACTATTCTGCCAGCAGTTATGGTGGCGCCGGTGGCCGGGACACCCGCATCTCCTCTGTGGCTGTGTCTTCTTTGCGTTCTGGAGCTCCGATCACCTCCTCATCTAGTGCCTTCAAGCTGAGCAGTGGTATGGGTGCAGGTTTCGGCGGATCTGTGGCGACTGGTGGTGGCATGGGAGCTGGGATAACTGGCAACGAGAAGGGAGCCATGCAGAACCTCAACGACCGCCTGGCCAACTACATTGAGACGGTGAGGAACCTGGAACAAGCCAACCAGGAGCTGGAGATGAAGATCAGGGAGGCCTTGAAGGCAGGAGGGCCTGACATGAGAGACTACAGCAAGTATGAACCCATCATTGAAGACCTACGTAAACAG ATCTTTAACAAGATAACAGAAAATGCTCGTCTGGTGCTCCAGATTGACAACTCCCGTCTGGCTGCGGATGACTTCAAAGTAAA gtTTGACACCGAGCTGGCTATACGCCAGTCTGTTGAGGCCGACATTGCCGGGCTGAAGAAAGTAATTGATGACACCAACATGAGCAGGATGAACATTGAGAGTGAGATTGAAGCCGTGAGGGAGGAGCTCGAGTTCCTTAAGAGGAACCATGAGAAT GAGGTGAGGGAGATGAGGAATCAGATCTCCCAATCAGGAGTGCAAGTTGATGTTGATGCTCCCAAAGGTCAAGACTTGGCCCAGATCATGGAGGATATGAGAGGAAACTATGAGAAGATTGCTGTTAAGAATGCAGAGGATCTGAAACGATGGCATGAAAATCAA ACAGCAGATGTTCAGGCGCAGGTATCACAGAACACAGAGGCGCTCCAGGGTGCACAGACGGAGAGAAGTGACTTATCCAGACAGATACAGACTCTAGAAATCGAGCTTGCCTCTCAACAGAGCTTA AAAGCCTCCCTTGAAGACACACTACGCAACACAGAGCTACGTAACAACATGGAAATGGAGAAGTACAACGCCATTATTATACGTCTGGAGGAGGAGCTTGCGCACCTGCGCGCAAACATTCACCAGCAGACCCAGGAGTATGAGGCGCTGCTCAACCTCAAGGTGAAACTGGAAGCTGAGATTGAGACCTACAAGAGCCTGCTGGATGGCGGTGATTTCAA GCTCCAGGATGCGCTTCAATGA